The DNA segment caacctgctgcacagtgatgacgcgttcctgtttgtcacaggttaggaacaacgctcctgcagcagacatggagtcagctctctcgttcctcacggatgctgcatcagacctagtccggacaacagccaaggggatctcatcctccgtagctgccaggaggcagctctggatccggaaatggtcagccaatgcgccttcaaagacacgcctcaccagattgccctttaaaggctctttcctgttcggcagcgacctggataaactggccagcacatggggtgcctctcccaTACCTCGACTTccagaagatcggttcagaaggaaccagcgcgcctttccaaggccctccaggggtagaagctcccagcgcttccttccctacaggagtcgttaccaggcacctcgtcctccggccaggaaccagtcctttcggaccaagcagcgcaagaggggagcaggcccgggctcaggccccggccgcgcctcacaatgagaatctgccgattcatctgggggacggagccatagggggcaggttaaccctcttctaccccagatgggtcgagattacgtcggaccagtgggtcctcgccatcatccgagaggggtattatctggactttcatcacctccctccggacaagtttgtggaattttcctgtcccacacacaagaaggcagcattggaagctaccctggcgaggctcctgtccttgaaagccattatcccagtacctgcctgggaagtgaattctgggcactattccatttatttcatggtacccaagaaagggggcacctttcggcccgtactggacctcaagtcggtcaatcgatacttaagggtcccgaggtttcgcatggaaactctgcgttccgtcaagaccgcagtacagacaggagaattcctcacggcattagacctgtcaaaagcctacctgcatatcccgatccatccggatcatcagcgctgcctacgcttcaaggttctaggacgccacttccaattccgggctctgcccttcgggttggccacgtcaccgcggaccttcaccaaggtggttgtagtggtggcagcggcactcagacgggaaggaattctggtccatccctacctagacgattggctgatcagggcgaaatcactagaggagagccatcggacaaccgacagagtgatcgcccttctggaaagcttgggctgggtaatcaatctcagcaagagttgcctacagccttcccagtcgctggaatacctgggagtacagttcgacacccaggcagacacagtcagtctcactaccaagagaaggttaaaactccagacgcgtatccagtacttgatgggagccagtcggcccatagcttgggattatctgcaggtttgcggtctcatggcatccaccctggaagtggtaccttgggcaagggcccatatgagacctctacaacactccctgctctctcgctggagcccccgtctacggaactattccacgcacctacctctgcctgccagagtacggacccagttacagtggtggttgcagtccaaccacatgagcagggggtcgaagatgtcctcccccacgtggactctgctcaccacagatgccagcatgagcggctggggtgcacactgcgaaggacttaccgcacaagggcggtggaacagagaagagtcagcgtggaacatcaaccgtctagaggctcgggcagtccgattggcatgccttcgatttgctcacagactgaagaacagagcagtcagagtgatgtccgacaacgccaccacggtggcatacatcaaccgtcagggtggaaccagaagccgaaAAGTAtttctggagatcgccccactgatggcttgggcagaggcgaatcttcaggacatctccgccgtccacattgccgggaaggacaacaccacggcagacttcctcagcagggaaagcctaaacccgggagagtggcagctgtcacccacagccttccagatgattgtggatcactgggggattccggacatggatttactggcggacaagtccaatgctcaagtacccagatacttcagccacaaGCGCAACCCggtctcacacggaatcgatgccctggttcagccatggcctccagggaatctgctatacgcctttcctcgtggcctctgctgggcgccatcatccacaagattcaaaaacaccggggcctagttcttctagtagcaccagactggccaagaagaccctggtacgcggacatgagaagactactggcgggGGAGCCtcttctcctgcctcctctccgggaccttctacgtcaaggtcccatcctccacgaggatccagctcaattctctcttacggtctggccattgagagggctagactgaagaaaagaggttactctgagcccgtgatagatacactcctccgagctcgcaagttttccacatccctcacctacataaggatctggagagtatttgaagcctggtgcgacactcatggcaccaatccacatgcgactacaatccctattgtgttggatttcctgcaagatggacttcagaagggtctctccctcagctccatcaaggttcaggtggctgcgctgtcttgctacggtcccaggagggatggcaagaccattgccaagcacccagatgtttctcgcttcctgaagggagtcaagcatattcgtccgccactgaagtggcctgtgcccttatggaacctcaaccttgttttggatttcctcgtgggatccaccttcagaccccttcggggcctgtctctccgttctctcactttgaagatggtgtttttgctggctgtatgttcagcccgccgcatctcagagctacaagcactgtcctgccgtgatccctttctcagaatcactcctgaggctatccatcttcagacggttccctcctttctacctaaagtggtttcacagtttcatcttaaccaaaccatatccttgcctaccacggcgggtttgaagaaatctgaagaagggcgtttattacgccatctcgacattggcagattgctgcccagatatctggaagtgacacaagaagtacgaaagacggaccatctgttcgtcctgcacagcggaaagaaacaaggtgaagcggcctcttggcccaccatcgcctgctggattaaagaagttatcagagcagcttacgtagaggctgggaaatctccgcctctacaggtcaaggctcattctaccagagcacaagcggcatcctgggcagaatccaggatgctgtcgcctgcagaaatatgtaaagcggcgacgaggtcctccctccataccttctccaggttctaccgtctggatgtccaggctagggaggacacagcatttgcgagggcggtactacatggtcctcaggcagcctcccgcccaggctggggagtaaagcttttgtacatcccattcgttctgagtccatctggctacacgccaggaaatgttgagattacttacctgataatctccttttccttagtgtagacagatggactcagcatcctgcccagctgcctgcgtacatgggtttcaccgattcaaggtaagccatgtcatctgtttccataagagcgtacactctaccaggtgtcaactccttccggttgggaatgctggcagtctccagctactatcaatcggtcaggggaatcctgtttcacttttcactgagcgtcagtacacacatccataacagcttttgcaaggaagattactaagttgctacgcttcctgtggggctatatatacccccgtgctgacgtcagatccgtctccaactgctagcacgagcattcTATACCCAtccgttctgagtccatctgtctacactaaggaaaaggagattatcaggtaagtaatctcaacattttcaaCTACAAGTCCCTAGTTAACTTTGCTGCATCAAGTTTGTAGTTAACTTGACTTAGTTGTGAATTTTAAAACTGGCCAGTGAGTTATCCTGATAGCACTGACTAAACAATGTTTAATGGTGATTCTTTCTGCTGCTTTCCAGCATGGGCACTCATCAGGAAATTATGGGACTCCCCAGAAAGTTCAACATTCTAAACAAACGAAAAATAAGGAATATGAGGAATACAGTAACTATAGTGATGACAATTTTGGTAATTACaacgaggaagaggaggaagaagatttTGCTGATCAGCTAAAACAATACAGACAAGCTAAAGAAACCTCATCTGCTCTGTCAGGGGCTCCATTTAGTAAACAACCAGTGCAAA comes from the Rhinatrema bivittatum unplaced genomic scaffold, aRhiBiv1.1, whole genome shotgun sequence genome and includes:
- the LOC115082432 gene encoding zinc finger CCCH domain-containing protein 6-like, coding for MYIFVLQHNSPSSDNSSDYSFDSDIEHTERSHKKGSSSYRDYDTLFSQHGHSSGNYGTPQKVQHSKQTKNKEYEEYSNYSDDNFGNYNEEEEEEDFADQLKQYRQAKETSSALSGAPFSKQPVQNQGMKGIQQ